The region AACCCTCAAGAACATAATCTTGGTTTGTATATGCATTTGGTTGAGGAGTTACCATTAAATCATAAAATTTATATCGATACTTGCCGTCTCTACAATCAATTTGCATTGTTAACTTATTTTGATAAGTAAAAGTGATTAACTGCTTCCAATAAATAGTATAATTCCTTTACCTATAATTCTGCCGGATTCTTTATCTTCATTTTGAATTACATCTTTAGAGCTATTAAAATAGTCTACAAACCATTGTTTTGCATTTTTAAAAAGGTCTTTTTGTAATGCGCCTGGGGTTTCAACAATGCCCTCATAAACGACACTTTCATCTTTAATCGGGATATTTAAACCCAATGTATCTTTTTGAGCCTTAGCTTCAAAGCATATTATTATTAAAGCTATAAAAATGCTAGCCTTTTTCATTTTCGGTTTTGGTTTAGAGTATCAAATATATAAATTTCAGTTATTAAGCAGTTTTATTGGTTTATTTAATAAATCATGTACAAACAGCTGGCCTGCTAAATGTTTTGGTCCAACAGTTATATAGTCTCCTTTCAAGACAAAAGAAGTAGCCTTCCCGCAGCAATGAGCGGGCCTTGTATGTTTGAAGTAAACAGTTCGTTAAACGCGAGGAGATTGCCGCGTCGCTATCGCTCCTCGCAAAGACATGGTTTATTAGGTGTGGTTTGTCACTTGTCCTATCAGGAGATTGCTTCATTCTTCGCAATGACGGGCGGAGAGATATGGCGGCGAGCATGGCGGCGAGTGGTTCGACTGGCTCACCATGACGGAGTTTATAACTTAACGATTAAACCCCTCCCTGCCCTCCCAAGGGAGGGAATTGGATGCATGGCGATTAACACACCCCTAACCCCTCTCGAGAGGGGAACTTGCTTTCGTAGCTCCGGGTCAG is a window of Inquilinus sp. KBS0705 DNA encoding:
- a CDS encoding DUF4468 domain-containing protein, coding for MKKASIFIALIIICFEAKAQKDTLGLNIPIKDESVVYEGIVETPGALQKDLFKNAKQWFVDYFNSSKDVIQNEDKESGRIIGKGIILFIGSS